One genomic window of Gossypium hirsutum isolate 1008001.06 chromosome D11, Gossypium_hirsutum_v2.1, whole genome shotgun sequence includes the following:
- the LOC107929782 gene encoding probable disease resistance protein At4g27220, which translates to MDFVLSMIRKHLTMFRKPLTMFRKHLENHRSLVRRMNGLKRKVMKLNSMKEDTDSRMSAEWLPRKKLKREVQLWLENVERINGEVQNLDGKMGESSRFTRGLHADDVLKRIREVEELIEQGNFQDGLVVDDHQWIDQVLPTTTLLGEGAKACVEEIFQCLMDDEVGKIGVWGIGGVGKTNIMKLISDQLLKVTGKFRSVIWITVTKDKSIVKLQDYMASKIGVSFCGDEDEITRAGMLFGTLSRKSRFVMILDDIWEEVSLEKLGIPEPSTGSKLLLTTRSFDVCRKMSCRAIEVKPLVEEESWKLFSEKVGQDILNIPGVEPIAKKTAKLCGGLPLGVITVAACMKGIDDLSEWRNALKELSERKESVNGLEDGVFQQLRFSYDHLNDLKLQLCFLSCALYPEDWEIEERELVQLWIAEGLVEEMDSRQTEFDRGHAIMNKLKSNCLLEVLPKTEYERRVKMQNLVRDMALHITSAKPRFLVKAGMGLREPPKVQEWSEDLEKVSLMWNRELEVLYPLEMSPPKCPMLTSLLLPGCGIKSIPEGFFKHMDGLKILNLSRNPMKSLPNSISNLKNLTALLLYYCDHLEYVPSLSNLRALKELYVTKTAVKEFPHGMQNLPLKCLNLDSIYIDEIPNEIFSRPSCLQELNVGGTLISGEEVGELEKLEIFEGRFYDLPNLNMYLQAFHGREEPRQYIIVVGKREREWEIHTSKRIELWDCDIYPNQIMLPRHIEELYVMHCTFCGHEEYPIISRFVLTSLGTFSSLKYLVIWNLKNRKRLFSPNCVPLNLQVLEVWKCMLLEEIIASEESGRVTMEFCLPRLKEIVLKNLPELKSICNVDAVMVCESLEWLVAHNCPKLERMPLKLPQTRSSSSLKLFINLEPMELWESMAWADPDAKSLLIRKL; encoded by the coding sequence ATGGACTTTGTTCTGAGTATGATTCGTAAACACCTGACTATGTTTCGTAAACCACTGACTATGTTTCGTAAACACTTGGAGAATCATAGAAGCCTTGTTCGGCGTATGAATGGCTTGAAAAGGAAAGTAATGAAATTGAATAGTATGAAGGAAGATACAGATTCTAGAATGAGTGCAGAGTGGCtgccaagaaagaaactcaagagGGAAGTCCAGTTATGGTTGGAAAATGTCGAAAGAATCAATGGCGAAGTACAAAACCTTGACGGAAAAATGGGTGAAAGCAGTCGTTTTACACGTGGACTTCATGCAGATGATGTGTTAAAGAGGATAAGGGAAGTTGAGGAACTTATTGAACAAGGCAACTTTCAAGATGGTTTGGTGGTTGATGATCATCAATGGATTGATCAGGTTTTGCCGACAACAACCTTATTGGGTGAAGGTGCAAAGGCCTGTGTGGAAGAGATTTTCCAGTGCTTGATGGATGATGAGGTTGGAAAGATTGGAGTTTGGGGGATAGGTGGTGTGGGGAAAACAAACATCATGAAGCTTATAAGCGATCAACTCTTAAAAGTGACGGGGAAGTTCCGTAGTGTAATTTGGATCACTGTAACCAAGGACAAGAGTATTGTTAAGCTACAGGATTACATGGCAAGTAAGATTGGAGTAAGCTTTTGTGGTGATGAAGATGAAATAACAAGGGCAGGGATGCTGTTTGGAACATTGTCTCGGAAGAGTAGGTTTGTGATGATCTTGGACGATATATGGGAAGAGGTTTCCCTTGAGAAGTTAGGAATTCCTGAGCCATCTACTGGGAGTAAATTATTGTTGACAACGCGATCATTTGATGTGTGTCGAAAAATGAGTTGTAGAGCAATCGAAGTGAAGCCTTTGGTGGAAGAAGAGTCGTGGAAGTTGTTCTCGGAGAAGGTGGGTCAGGATATTCTAAATATTCCAGGGGTGGAACCAATTGCAAAAAAGACTGCTAAGCTTTGTGGGGGTTTGCCATTGGGAGTAATTACTGTAGCTGCTTGTATGAAGGGCATTGATGACCTTTCTGAATGGAGGAACGCACTAAAGGAATTAAGTGAACGCAAAGAAAGTGTTAATGGATTGGAAGATGGGGTGTTCCAGCAGCTGCGATTTAGTTATGATCATTTGAATGATTTAAAACTTCAACTTTGTTTCCTCAGTTGTGCATTATATCCTGAGGAttgggaaattgaggagagagaGCTTGTTCAACTTTGGATTGCCGAAGGGCTTGTGGAAGAAATGGATAGCAGGCAGACAGAATTTGACAGGGGTCATGCAATAATGAATAAACTCAAAAGCAATTGTTTGTTAGAAGTTCTTCCTAAAACTGAATATGAAAGACGTGTAAAGATGCAAAATCTTGTGAGAGACATGGCGTTACATATCACAAGTGCGAAACCTCGATTCTTGGTAAAAGCTGGAATGGGATTAAGGGAGCCACCGAAGGTGCAAGAATGGAGCGAGGATTTGGAGAAGGTTTCATTGATGTGGAATCGGGAGTTAGAAGTTCTGTATCCCTTGGAAATGTCACCACCAAAGTGTCCGATGCTCACATCATTGTTGCTGCCTGGTTGTGGTATAAAGAGCATTCCAGAAGGTTTCTTCAAGCATATGGATGGACTCAAGATTCTTAATCTTTCTCGGAATCCTATGAAGAGTCTCCCAAATTCCATATCAAATTTGAAGAATCTCACTGCATTATTGCTTTACTACTGTGATCATTTAGAGTATGTGCCATCATTGTCAAATCTTAGAGCTTTAAAGGAGTTGTATGTTACAAAAACAGCTGTCAAGGAATTCCCTCATGGAATGCAAAACTTGCCTCTCAAATGCCTAAATCTAGATTCTATATACATAGATGAGATCCCGAATGAAATATTCTCTAGACCTTCTTGCCTTCAAGAATTGAATGTTGGTGGAACATTGATAAGTGGGGAGGAGGTAGGTGAGTTGGAGAAATTGGAAATCTTTGAAGGGAGGTTTTACGACTTGCCCAACTTGAACATGTATCTCCAAGCTTTTCATGGTCGAGAAGAGCCTCGTCAATACATCATCGTTGTGGGTAAAAGAGAAAGGGAATGGGAAATTCATACATCAAAAAGGATTGAATTATGGGATTGTGATATCTATCCCAATCAGATTATGCTTCCACGTCACATTGAGGAATTGTATGTCATGCACTGCACTTTCTGTGGTCATGAAGAATACCCGATTATCTCCAGATTTGTCCTCACTTCACTCGGCACCTTTTCCTCTCTTAAATATCTTGTTATAtggaatttaaaaaatagaaaaaggttaTTCTCTCCAAACTGTGTGCCGCTAAATTTACAAGTGCTTGAGGTTTGGAAATGTATGCTACTGGAGGAAATAATAGCATCAGAGGAAAGTGGAAGGGTTACCATGGAATTTTGTCTTCCACGACTGAAGGAAATTGTATTGAAAAATCTACCTGAATTGAAGAGCATTTGCAATGTTGATGCAGTAATGGTTTGTGAATCTCTTGAATGGCTTGTGGCACATAATTGTCCGAAATTAGAAAGGATGCCTCTTAAACTTCCCCAAACCCGATCATCTTCATCTCTTAAACTTTTTATAAATCTAGAGCCGATGGAGTTGTGGGAATCAATGGCATGGGCTGATCCTGATGCCAAGTCTCTTTTGATCCGGAAACTTTGA
- the LOC107929784 gene encoding disease resistance protein At4g27190, which translates to MDSAKEIFMEFVGQAGTVFEVGKSILGLIENHWEFPRGIDENVNNLRRKGDRLNGQKEGIESRIKSKLRPRKKISKEVVLYFEDVKRMNGEIPILVSKVSTRSFFSRGFLVNDVRKMGEELDELLEKGRFSDDLLVDDLSWIGQVLPTPSFVVDAIELVKNKIIRYLRNDGVQKIGVYGMAGVGKTTVVKLVNNELLKSVSNFDIIVWVTVSREFSVIELQKKIAEAMNVVITVDEDEILRAGMLYEILTEKGRFVLFLDGAWEGFSLEKVGIPEFSGGKLVLTAQSMDVCRQMDCHVIKMERLPEQDAWQLFLDNVGHNLMNFTDLLPIARCIVERCAGLPLVIVTVACTMRGERSLSIWRNALVELKSNILVWVKNEVYSQLRFSYDRLKDPGIQKCFLTCASYCEDLGILKGQLIMDWIEKGLIDEMGSKEVMLDKGQAILRTLVENCLLEDVGNERVRMHDLTIDMAKLIIQEL; encoded by the exons ATGGATTCAGCAAAAGAGATTTTCAT GGAGTTTGTTGGACAAGCCGGAACTGTTTTTGAAGTTGGAAAGTCTATATTGGGTTTAATTGAAAACCATTGGGAATTCCCTAGAGGCATTGATGAGAATGTAAATAATCTGAGGAGAAAAGGAGATCGATTAAATGGTCAGAAAGAAGGCATCGAATCAAGAATCAAATCAAAGCTGCGTCCGAGAAAGAAAATCAGTAAAGAAGTTGTTCTGTATTTCGAAGATGTCAAAAGGATGAATGGGGAAATTCCTATTCTCGTATCCAAAGTTAGTACTAGAAGCTTTTTCTCCCGTGGATTTCTTGTAAATGATGTTCGTAAGATGGGAGAAGAACTTGACGAACTGCTTGAAAAGGGTAGATTTTCTGATGATTTGCTTGTCGATGATCTTTCGTGGATTGGTCAGGTGTTGCCAACACCAAGCTTTGTCGTTGATGCAATAGAACTTGTAAAGAATAAGATTATAAGATACTTGAGGAATGATGGAGTTCAAAAGATCGGAGTTTATGGAATGGCAGGAGTTGGAAAAACAACTGTTGTTAAGCTTGTCAACAATGAACTCTTAAAAAGTGTAAGCAATTTCGATATCATAGTATGGGTCACTGTATCGAGGGAATTTAGTGTTATTGAACTACAGAAGAAGATTGCAGAGGCAATGAACGTTGTTATTACCGTAGATGAAGATGAAATATTAAGAGCAGGGATGTTGTATGAAATTTTGACTGAAAAGGGTAGATTTGTTTTATTCTTGGATGGTGCATGGGAGGGATTTTCCCTTGAAAAAGTTGGAATTCCTGAATTTTCTGGGGGTAAATTAGTGTTGACAGCTCAATCAATGGATGTATGTCGACAAATGGATTGTCATGTCATAAAAATGGAGCGGCTTCCTGAACAAGATGCATGGCAATTGTTCTTGGACAATGTTGGTCATAATCTAATGAATTTTACAGATTTACTACCGATTGCAAGATGTATCGTTGAGCGTTGTGCTGGTTTGCCGTTGGTGATAGTTACAGTTGCTTGTACCATGAGAGGTGAAAGGAGTCTTTCAATATGGAGGAATGCGCTCGTAGAATTGAAATCAAACATACTGGTATGGGTTAAAAATGAGGTGTATTCGCAACTGAGATTCAGCTATGATCGATTAAAAGATCcaggaattcaaaaatgttttCTTACTTGTGCATCGTATTGTGAAGATTTGGGAATTTTGAAAGGACAGTTGATAATGGATTGGATTgaaaaaggattaatagatgAAATGGGTAGCAAGGAAGTAATGTTGGACAAGGGCCAGGCTATACTAAGAACACTAGTTGAGAATTGCTTGTTAGAAGATGTAGGCAACGAAAGGGTGAGAATGCATGATCTCACCATAGATATGGCTAAACTTATCATTCAAGAATTGTAA